A region of Ochotona princeps isolate mOchPri1 chromosome 2, mOchPri1.hap1, whole genome shotgun sequence DNA encodes the following proteins:
- the MTX1 gene encoding metaxin-1: MRLGGSPLSPRPGPSPEGPRGSPGLVQPGKSARGQPRRPRTSSPRPAAPTGLRNSARAGRRDSLRSVARPTAQPSCRGRFWMGRRVPYPAVQCPAPRRPAASPKSSSGPRPAAARGAAAAASWPAQGKADAQGEVLPGQRAGKMAAPMELFCWSGGWGLPSVDLDCLAVLTYARFTGAPLKVHKIANPWRSPSGTLPALRTSHGEVISIPHKIITHLRKEKYNADYDLSARQGADTLAFMSLLEEKLLPVLIHTFWIDAKNYVEVTRKFYAEAMPFPLNFFLPGRMQRQHMERLQLLCGEHRAENEEELEKELYQGARECLTLLSQRLGSQKFFFGDAPASLDAFVFSHLALLLQVKLPSGKLQAHLRGLHNLCAYCTHILSLYFPWDGAEVPPPRQTSAGPEAEDEPYGRRNQILSVLAGLAAMVGYALLSGIISIQRATPARAQGTQALGLAEEDEDE; encoded by the exons ATGCGGCTCGGAGGATCCCCCCTCAGTCCCCGCCCGGGGCCGAGCCCTGAGGGGCCTCGGGGCAGTCCAGGCCTCGTGCAGCCTGGCAAGAGCGCCCGGGGCCAGCCCAGGCGCCCGAGGACTTCTTCTCCCAGGCCAGCCGCGCCTACGGGGCTTCGGAACTCCGCTAGGGCCGGGCGTCGTGACTCCCTGAGGAGCGTGGCCAGGCCCACGGCCCAGCCCTCCTGCAGGGGCCGCTTCTGGATGGGCCGGCGGGTGCCCTACCCCGCAGTTCAGTGCCCCGCCCCGCGCCGGCCAGCCGCCTCCCCCAAGTCCTCCTCAGGCCCCCGGCCCGCAGCGGCCAGaggggcggcggcggcagcaagCTGGCCGGCGCAGGGGAAGGCGGACGCACAGGGGGAGGTGCTTCCGGGACAGAGGGCGGGCAAGATGGCGGCGCCCATGGAGCTGTTCTGCTGGTCGGGGGGCTGGGGGCTCCCGTCCGTGGACCTGGACTGTCTGGCCGTGCTG ACCTATGCCAGATTTACTGGTGCTCCACTCAAAGTACACAAGATTGCCAACCCCTGGCGGAGCCCTTCAG gaaccctgcCTGCCCTTCGCACCAGTCATGGAGAGGTCATTTCCATACCTCACAAGATCATCACCCACCTGCGAAAGGAG AAGTACAATGCTGACTATGATCTGTCAGCCCGGCAGGGGGCAGATACCCTGGCCTTCATGTCCCTGCTGGAGGAGAAGCTGCTGCCCGTTCTG ATACACACTTTCTGGATCGATGCCAAGAACTATGTGGAAGTGACCCGGAAATTTTATGCAGAGGCTATGCCCTTTCCGCTCAACTTCTTTCTGCCTGGCCGCATGCAGCGGCAGCACATGGAACGGCTGCAGCTGCTGTGTGGGGAGCACAGAGCAGAGAATGAGGAAGAGCTGGAGAAGGAG CTGTACCAGGGGGCTCGTGAGTGCCTGACCCTTCTCTCTCAGCGCCTGGGCTCCCAGAAGTTCTTCTTTGGAGACGC ccctgcctccctggaTGCCTTTGTCTTCAGCCATTTGGCCCTGCTGCTACAGGTGAAGCTACCCAGTGGCAAACTGCAGGCCCACTTGCGGGGGCTCCACAACCTCTGTGCTTACTGCACCCACATCCTCAGCCTCTACTTCCCCTGGGATGGAG CTGAGGTACCGCCCCCACGCCAGACATCAGCAGGCCCAGAGGCTGAGGACGAACCCTACGGGCGCCGGAATCAGATACTATCTgtgctggcagggctggcagccatGGTGGGCTATGCTCTGCTCAGCGGCATCATCTCCATCCAACGGGCAACTCCTGCCCGGGCCCAGGGCACCCAGGCCCTGGGTCTAGCAGAGGAGGATGAAGATGAGTGA
- the GBA1 gene encoding lysosomal acid glucosylceramidase: MEFSQPYRKAGAKQRGRVTGMAASLPVLLLLQAVSWASGARPCIPKSFGYSSVVCVCNATYCDSLDPLTFPALGTFSRYESTRSGRRMELSTGTFQANRTGAELLLTLQPEEKFQKVKGFGGAMTDAAALNILALSPSAQDLLLKSYFSKEGIEYNIIRVPMASCDFSIRTSTYADTPEDFQLHNFSLLEEDTKLKIPLIHRALQMAQRPVSLFASPWTSPTWLKTNGAVNGKGTLKGQPGNIYHQTWARYFVKFLDAYAENNLWFWAVTAENEPSAGMISGYPFQCLGFTAEHQRDFIARDLGPALANSSHRDVRLLILDDQRLLLPHWAKVVLTDPEAAKYVHGIAVHWYLDFLAPAKATLGATHRLFPNITLFASEACVGSKFWEQSVRLGSWDRGMQYSHSIITNLLYHVVGWTDWNLALNLEGGPNWVRNFVDSPIIVDITKDTFYKQPMFYHLGHFSKFIPEGSQRVGLMASDKNDLDTVALLHPNGSAVVVVLNRSSKDVPLTIKDPAMGFLETISPGYSIHTYVWRRQ; this comes from the exons ATGGAGTTTTCCCAGCCTTACAGAAAG GCAGGTGCCAAGCAAAGGGGCAGGGTAACCGGCATGGCTGCCAGCCTCCCAGTCTTGCTTCTCCTTCAGGCAGTGTCATGGGCATCAG GTGCTCGTCCCTGTATCCCTAAAAGTTTTGGCTACAGCTCCGTGGTCTGCGTCTGCAATGCCACATACTGTGACTCCCTTGACCCCCTGACCTTTCCTGCCCTTGGCACCTTCAGCCGCTACGAGAGCACACGCAGCGGGCGACGGATGGAGCTGAGTACTGGGACCTTCCAGGCCAACCGCACGGGTGCAG AGCTGCTCCTGACCCTGCAGCCAGAGGAAAAATTCCAGAAAGTGAAGGGGTTTGGAGGGGCCATGACAGATGCGGCCGCCCTCAACATCCTCGCTCTGTCACCTTCTGCCCAGGACCTGCTTCTGAAATCCTACTTCTCTAAAGAAG GAATTGAATACAATATTATCCGGGTGCCCATGGCCAGCTGTGACTTCTCTATCCGCACTAGTACCTATGCCGACACCCCCGAGGACTTCCAATTGCACAACTTCAGCCTCTTGGAAGAAGATACCAAGCTCAAG ATCCCCCTGATTCACCGAGCCCTGCAGATGGCCCAGCGCCCTGTCTCGCTCTTTGCCAGCCCTTGGACTTCACCCACATGGCTCAAGACCAATGGGGCAGTGAATGGGAAGGGGACACTCAAAGGTCAACCAGGGAATATCTACCATCAGACCTGGGCCAGATACTTTGTGAA GTTCTTGGATGCCTATGCTGAGAATAACTTATGGTTCTGGGCGGTGACAGCCGAGAATGAGCCTTCAGCAGGGATGATCAGTGGGTACCCCTTCCAATGCCTGGGCTTTACTGCTGAACACCAGCGAGATTTCATCGCTCGTGACCTGGGTCCTGCCCTTGCCAACAGTAGTCACAGAGATGTCCGCCTGCTGATATTGGATGACCAGCGTTTGCTGCTGCCCCACTGGGCAAAGGTG GTACTCACAGACCCAGAGGCAGCCAAGTACGTTCATGGCATCGCTGTACACTGGTACCTGGACTTTCTGGCTCCAGCGAAAGCTACCCTAGGGGCGACACACCGCTTATTCCCCAACATTACCCTCTTCGCCTCAGAGGCCTGTGTGGGCTCCAAGTTTTGGGAACAGAGTGTGCGGCTGGGCTCCTGGGACCGAGGGATGCAGTACAGCCACAGCATCATCACG AACCTCCTCTACCATGTGGTCGGCTGGACTGACTGGAATCTTGCCCTGAACCTCGAGGGGGGCCCCAACTGGGTGCGCAACTTTGTCGACAGTCCCATCATCGTGGATATCACCAAGGATACGTTTTACAAACAGCCCATGTTCTACCACCTTGGCCACTTCAG TAAATTCATTCCTGAGGGCTCCCAGAGAGTGGGGCTGATGGCCAGTGACAAGAATGACCTAGACACGGTGGCCCTGTTGCATCCCAACGGCTCTGCGGTGGTGGTTGTACTCAATCG cTCCTCCAAGGACGTGCCTCTTACCATTAAGGATCCTGCCATGGGCTTCCTGGAAACGATCTCACCTGGCTACTCCATCCACACCTACGTGTGGCGTCGCCAGTGA